Part of the Gloeocapsa sp. PCC 73106 genome is shown below.
GGGTTCGCAGGGCCACACGGATTCCCATTATACTAGAAGTATATCAGGAAACCGAAATATTGTCAAGAGGAGGAGTTATATCAGATCCGGATAATTGACCAGAATAAAAAACTTTGTGTCCTTTGTGTCTTCGTGGTTTTTCATCGTTCGAAAATTATAGGTATTTAACCGGACTTGATATTAGGAGTTTGATTAAACCTTTCCCCTTCACTCATTCATCCTCAAAACCCTGAGACTTAAATTTAAGAGTATTACAGTTTTCGGTAACGGTTCGGACAACATCGTCGGGGACACCTTCGGTTACTTCGGCTTCGATTTCTATGGTGACTTTGACCTTAGCACCGCTGAGACTGTTCAGGTGTTGGAGAATCTCATTAGCGATCGCAGGTGCATCGCGATTAAGACGCAGGGGGTCGACTTCCACGCTACCATAGAAGCGACGGGGTGGGTTTTTGACTACTTTGGGGGTAGTAGAAGCTGGAGGAGTATTGATAGTATCTTGTTTAATTTCCCGAACTATCTTTTCTTCTGCTTCCAATTGAGTCATAGCTACTTCCGATTTAACGATCAGATTCTGACTATCAATGACGGGATTAACGAGTTGAGAGACCTTTAAACCTAGGTAGCACTCTTTTTCTTCGTCCCAAGCTTGAGCATAGGCGAAGTTATCGAGAATCAGGGTAGAATTTATGGAATTTTTGACCGTTTCTAGGAGTACAGCGGGGTTTTTGAGACGGGGTAAATAGAGGTATTGAGCGACATATTCCCACAGACGTTGAAGGTCAATATGATTAAGATCTCGCCATAAATAGGGATCGAGTACTTCTTCTCGCAGACGCGTACCCGCATAACTTTTGACGATGAGTTCATCATTGAGTAATTTGCGACTAGTTTTGAGAATAGGAGATTCATTGACGTTAGATAAAAGGGAATCACTCCAGATAATTGGTCCTTGTGGATCGGGTTGAGAGGGAATCAGTATCCAACGGTAGGCGTTTTGAAGGATAATATCGACGACCTTATGACAATCCTCCTGTTTACTCGTCGCTTGTTTGGTTTGAGCAAAATCGAGGTTCAAGACGTCTTTATCGGCGACAATGGAATCCCAAGCTAAATACTGAGCGACGTTTTTCTGAAGATTCTCTAAATGGGTTTGATCGCAGGTAAGAAAAATGAGGGTATTTTTATAATAGCGAGGACCTGTGCCACGCTGGGAAATCATCTCCGTTGCTGCTGATAAAGCTGGGCTTTCTGAAGCGCCTTTATGATAGGGACAAAGCGCATTGAGAACTACCAAACGTACCCCTATATAGGGGTCATCGGGAATATCAGCACTAGATTCAGGAGCGATATATACAGCGTTAAAATCCCCACGTGCTTTATCTAGCTTGAGACGACGGATGATTTCAGCTTCGATTTGATAACCTTCTTCTTCGTATTGTCTAGCTCGATCTAAAGCCGTCCGAGTGACGTTAGGCTGGGTAGAGATCCAATAACGGTTACCATCTACATAGAGATAGGTCGCGCGATCGCTCAGTCGACGTAGTGCGTCCACAAAGATAGAGGAACTCTCCCCCGGTTGAACACAACCTAGTTTAATGCGTAGTTCTTCTAGTCCGCGGTTGGCAGCACCTATGATGGGCGCAGAGCCCAAGTAAATCGTGCGGGTGACTCGACGCGAGGCCGAATAGCGACCGAAAGTGGGGTTAAGGCGATCTTGTTCTAAAGCTAGGGAATTGGGTCCATCTACGTCTTTTTCGATAATCGGACGCCAGTGATCGTCTAAATAACGCGTCATTTCCGATTGTACCTGAGGGTCGTCCATGGGGATGTGGGAGGGGAGAATGATTAAGTTTTGGTCTTGTCGTTCCCAGAGGCAATGAATCACTTTAGACATTAAACGCAATACACCGCGGGTGCGTTGAAACTTGTCTAAACTGGACCAATCGGAATAGAGACGGTCAAATAGTTCCGGATGAATGGGATAAGCTTCTGTTAAACGGCGTTCGTATTTACTCTCACTGCATTCTGTGGGGAATTCCTGGGGGTGGCTACGATAGGTTTCAGCAAAAGCCTTAATTACTGCGTCTCGAGCGATGAATAATTCTGGTTCACTCAGGTTTTGAAAGAGACGACGACGTACAATTTCAAAGCTTTCTTCGGCGCTAGCGGGACGCCAAGGCGATTCTACCCGTCCAATGGAATTTTTAAGACGATTAAGGGCTTCTTTACCTTTGTCTCCTCCTACTTCGATATCTGAAGAGGGAATACTCACTACTAAAAAAGTGCGATCGGCATTTTTGGCTGATTCGCTCAAAGTTTGGGCAAAGGTAAAGTGGGTGTCGAAACTACCTCCGACTAAGTCTGGTTGTTCGTGGAGTTGGCGCGCGTAAGTTACCCATTCGTCGATGAGAATTAAACAGGGAGCATAGCGATTAAACAGGAGCTTAAGCTTATCTCCGGGGTTAGTAGCCGTTTCATCTGCAGCGCGCAGCATTTCGTAACCTTCTTTTCCTCCCAATTGCCAGGCGATTTCGCCCCAGAGGGTGTGTACTCGCGTTCCATCGGCTTTAACCGTTACCTCACCTGGGGGGATTTTCTGACCCACAATCACCACTGTATTGACGTTTTGAGGGGGTTCATTGATACCCGTGGCTTGAAATATTGGTTCTAATCCGGGAAGATCTTTCCCTTGTAAACCGAAGCAAAAATGATACAAAGCCAGCAGTGCGTGGGTTTTACCACCTCCAAAGTTGGTCTGTAGTTCAATAACCGGGTCTCCTCCTTGACCGTTTAAACGCAGTAGCGCGTTGGTTAAAAGTTGCTTGAGTCCTTCGGTAAGGTAGGTACGGCGGAAAAATTCGTTGGGTAGACGGTATTCATCGGAACCTTCATCCAGGTATACTTGCCAAAGATCTGCGGCAAATTCGGCTTGTTGATAACGTCCAGAAGCTACATCAGGATGAGGTGTGACTATTTCTCGCCAGGGTTTTAAACCTAATTGGGGTTGTCCCTGGGTGGGTGCGACAGCGGAACGACGCGACTCGCGCTTGGCTTGTTCTTCAAAGCGAATTCTCAGAATTTCTTGTTTCTGCTTGTCTACGACTTCTGTATCGCCTGCTACGGAGGTCAGTAGACGTGATACACTATCAAAGCATCTATACGCATCGTCAAAGGAAAAGGGATCGTTGTGAGCCCACGCGTTACGGATCTCTCTCAGTTCGCTCACCAGAGAGCGATCGCTTTTACCTAATATTTTCTTAAATACATCATTCCAATTTTCCCACATTACGATCAGTAGAGCGGATACGTCGTTTTTTATTACTTCTTCCCCGCTTTTGCGCTGGGTATAATTCTCAGGAAGACAGTTTATAGCTACATTGACCCATTGCTGACCATAAGTGGCTTTCATTTCTCTCGCTACAAAGGGATATAATCCCGATTGTAAGCACTCTAACGCTCGTCCAACTCTTTCTCGATTACTGATACTCATGGGTTTAGATGATAGATCTCTTTATCTCTTAATTGTTCCCTTTATTCTCTCACCAGTAACATTAAGTAGCGACTTTAGGACATCTTAAAAAGGTAGAAAAAAAGGGTCGAAAAACCCTTGACAAACTTTTTCGTTTAAGCTATTATAATTTCAATGGTTAATGCGTATATACATCTCTATGTCAGTAAGCAAGTATAGAGACTTACGGTCAAACTCTCCTCCTGGATTATAGGAACAGAAAAAAGAGCGACTGTCAAGAAAGATATGGTGTAAGGAGAATTCCCCTTTACCCTTTCCCCTTTCCCCTTTCCCCTGAAAAACCCTTTACCTCAGATGCTGTTTCATGAGATTAAGAAAACTATCTTTATTTATAGATAGAGAAACTACCTGACCGCATCCGGTGGTTTTAGCTTGTATTTCCTCTAAAAATCCTAGTTTTTGCACAAAAACAATTACCGATATTTTCATTAAACCTTGGAGTAGTTGCCAATCAATAATACCCTGAGGACCTGAATTTTTAATAATCTGCCATTCAACTAACATTAAATCCGGTTTTAATGATATTAAATGATTTCTAGAATCAAGTCCATCATCAAGATTAAGATAATAATAGCCTGATTCTTTGAGTAGAGGATCTAAATATTGGCGAAACAAGTCATGATTAAAGATACTAACAATCAGAGGATTGTCAGATTTAACTACTTTTTTGGGATTGGGTATAACTAAATCAGGGATATCTCTCAATTCAATTAAACCCTGTTGAATGCAGGGAATCAATAAACGCGTTAATTGCAATATATCTTGTTCTGTTTGAATCGCTAATTCTCTTAGAGTTAGTTTATCCTTGAGTAATTGATTTAACGCTTGATAGGTTTTGGCTGAGGTACATAGACGCAATTGTTCCTGTTGAGTCACTATTGGTGCAGAATTAGGAGAGCGATCGGCGATTTGAGCACCTTGCCAATCTTGCCACTTTTTCCAAGCTTCCACTACCACTTGATTGGGATCAATGAGAACAGATTTAGTCGGGTTTAATTTTTTAGGTTTAAGATGGTAAGTTATTTGTTTAACTTGAGTAAGATCAAACAAAATCTCAGCGATTTGAGTTTTGATCATCTTAATCAATTTTTCTCGATTAGTTAAATCTTCGTCTAACCATGAACACAATAAGTCATACTCCCAACAAACGTTAATGGGTTTAGCAATAGCACTGCTTATTTGTTCCATTAAATGAGGAATATGTTCAGAAAAAAATAGATAAACGTGTCTTCTCAATCTTCTCAGAGGATGTACACCTCCAGTAGCGTATAAAACGCGCCCTAGGTAAAAATAAAACACCCATGCTTGTTGACTAGATTGGAACCAGAGTTCACCCGTGAATTGAGACTTTTTTAAATCATGAAATAATTGGGTTTGTTTAGACGCGACAAACTCTTTAATTAGCTGGGTTGATTGTTCTAACTGAGATTGATTCATTAATTAAATTATCGAGAACTTATGACTGGATTTAACCAACGTAAAATTTCCTGTTTAAGTCTATAGGAATCTTGAGATAATCCTTGTTTAAACCATTGACCGAAAGCATCTAGAGGAGTAAAAAACTCACCAGTTTGCCAAGTTATTTCTTGTCCTAAAGGTGTCAGATGATTTCCCGGTAAAATTAACAGACAAATTAACTGAGCAAAGCGTTGTTGTAAAAGAGGATTTAAATTTAAGCTTTGGTCAATATCATCGTTATTAAAACGAATTAACAGATTACGACGCACGAGATAGTTATTGAGGACTAACTCATTGGTTTCTTGGGGAGAAGGGGTAAACTCAAAATTGAGAGTTTGATTGACGTCTAACTGTTCAACCAGGGGAATAGCCCGACGAGCTGGAAAATTGTTATAAGAAATCAAGATATTACCCGCTCTATCGATAGAGAAAAGACTACCAATGAGTAGATGCAACTTACACCCCATACTATGACCAACACCATAAATAGGGAGATAGCCTTGAGGAAGTAGTTTTTTACTTTGCAGTTGTGCTACTATAGTTTCAAAGCGATTGAGAACGCTACGAGCAATGGTGAGATGATCAAATGTGTTAACAAATGGGGTAGCAACGATCGCGTATCCTGCTTTGCCTATTTCGGTGAGCAACCAACGATAAGTCAATTGGGGAGCAGAAGCCACGAAAGCACCCCCCAAAAAATGGATAATACCGATGGGTTGCTGCGGTAACCAGACCCAACTTCCGGAAATTTCTTGCCAATCCATGATTTAAGGAAAGCAGTAAGATTAAGTCTATCATTATAAGTATAATCTAGAATTCGCCATAACTTAAACATTAGGATCATGTCCCCAGAAACTGAATTAGAGCAAGCAGTAGAACAAAGACGTAATTTTGCTATTATTTCCCACCCTGACGCCGGGAAAACAACTTTAACTGAAAAACTGTTACTCTATGGGGGAGCGATTCACGAAGCAGGGGCGGTCAAAGCTCGTAGAGAACAACGGAAAGTAACTTCAGATTGGATGGAGATGGAACAGCAACGGGGTATTTCGATTACCTCTACCGTTTTGCAATTTGATTATAGAGGTTTTCAAATAAATTTGTTGGATACACCGGGACACCAAGACTTTAGTGAAGATACCTATAGAACCTTAGCAGCCGCGGATAATGCGGTAATGTTGATAGACGCAGCTAAGGGGTTAGAGCCTCAGACGCGGAAATTGTTTGAAGTCTGTCAGATGCGATCGCTGCCAATTTTTACCTTTGTCAACAAACTCGATCGCCCGGGTAGAGAACCCCTAGAATTACTCGATGAAATCGAACAAGAATTAGGTTTAGCCACCTACGCGATGAACTGGCCGATTGGGATGGGCGATCGCTTTAAAGGAGTATTCGACCGTAACTTAGGAGAAATAAACCTGTTTGAGCGTCGTGGACACGGTAGCCAACAAGCCGCCGAGACGATTATCCAACTCGGTGATCCGCAAATTGAACATCTTTTAGAAGCCGAATTATACTATCAACTCAAAGAAGAGTTAGAAATACTCACCGAAATCGCCCCTGCTTGGGACTTAGAGAGGGTACACCAGGGCAAAATGACCCCTGTATTTTTCGGTAGTGCTATGACTAATTTTGGGGTCCAACTGTTTCTAGATAGTTTCTTAGAACACGCCCTTAAACCTAGTTCCAGGAAATCTTCCCTAGGTGTAGTTAATCCCGATTACCCCAATTTTACTGGATTTGTGTTTAAACTGCAGGCGAATATGGACCCCAAACATCGCGATAGAGTCGCTTTTATTCGGGTATGTACTGGCAAATTCGAGAAAGACATGACGGTAAGTCACGCGCGCACTGGTAAATCTGTGCGTCTGTCTCGCCCTCAAAAACTCTTCGCTCAAGGACGAGATTCATTAGAAGAAGCTTTTCCTGGAGATATTATCGGTTTGAATAATCCAGGAGTCTTTGCGATCGGCGACACCATCTATCAAGGGCAAAAACTAGAATACGAAGGAATTCCCTGCTTTTCCCCAGAATTATTTGCCTATTTAAAAAATCCCAACCCTTCCAAATTCAAATCCTTTCAAAAAGGCGTTAAAGAATTACAAGAAGAGGGGGCGATTCAAATCATGTATTCCGCGGATGATTTCAAAAAAGATCCGATTCTCGCCGCAGTAGGACAATTGCAATTTGAAGTTGTGCAGTTTCGTCTCCTCAATGAGTACGGTGTAGAGACTACTTTAGAACCTTTGCTCTATAATTTAGCTCGTTGGGTCGGAAACGGATGGCAAGGTTTGGAAAAAACGGGAAAAATCTTTAACACAATGACGGTTAAAGATAATTGGGGTAGACCAGTGATTCTCTTTAAAAACCAGTGGAATTTACAACAAGCGATGGGCGATCATCCTAATTTAAAATTAAGTAGTATCGCGCCGGTAGGGTCAGGGATACAGCCGGATTAACGACGTCTTTTCCCCTCTGCATCTGCGACCTTTAGAGCTGAGAATACCATCTCCGGATTAACTGGTATAGGTTCATTGTGGATGGTTTCGCCCTCTTTGCATGACGCTTCAGCTACCTTCATTAGTTCTGCGTCAGTGACATCGGTGAGTCCAATATCGGCTAAAGTCGTTGGTAGACCCACTGTTTCGCAAAAATTATAAACTTCGTCTATAGTTTTAGTAGACTTATCCGTCAGAAATAGGGAAGTTAGTGTGCCATAAGCCACCTTTTCACCATGATAGTAGCGATGAGTAGGCTCAAGCACGGTTAAGCCGTTGTGAATAGCATGGGCTGCCGCTAAACCTGCACTCTCAAAGCCTATGCCACTGAGGAGTGTGTTAGCTTCAACGATATGCTCTAAAGCGGGTGTGACCACACCAGTAGCACAAGCTGTTCTAGCGGCTAATCCATACTCGAGAAGGGTTTCATAACAGAACTTAGCCAAAGAATAGGCGGAGATAGAGCCCACGTCACCACTCATGTTGGGAGCATACTTCTTCATGCAAGATTCCGCCTCAAACCAGGTAGCCAGAGCGTCACCCATCCCTGCAATCAAAAAACGTAAGGGAGCTTGGGCGATAATTTGGGTGTCCATCAATACCAGAGCGGGGTTTTCAGGAAGTAATAAGTAGCGTTTGAACCCACCTTCAGGGGTATAAATTACAGAAACAGCGCTACAGGGTGCATCGCTAGCGGCAATAGTGGGAACTATGACAACGGGAAGCTTAGCTTGATAGCCTAAAGCTTTGGCTGTATCTATAGTTTTACCACCACCTAACCCTACTACAAAGTTAAATTTTTCTTGTTTAATGAAATCAAGTAGGCGATCGATCTCTTCATCGGAACACTCGCCACCGAACTTCTCAATAAAAACGTGGATACCATCTTTTAGATAAGGTTCGAAATCCGGGAGAAGCTTGTCATAAACAAAAGGATCGCAGACAACAATTCCGCTTTCCCCGTATCGCGACAACTCCTGACTAAGTCTCTTTCTGGCGTCTCTCCCCTGAACATAACGTCCTGGGAAAATGGTGGTGTTTATCATGATCTCACCTTATTTTGTCCTCTCCATTATATAGCACTACTTTTTAGGAGAAACAATTGAATTTTTTCTTACCCTTTATACAAAAAAGCCAAGCAAGAACAGCAGATTGAGTGCGATCACCTTCGGTGGCGCTGCGCGATCGCGTACTTCTAACTTATGTAAAATAAGATGCTTAAATCCTAAACTACCACCTAACTATGAGCTGGCTCGTTTTTTCTTATTCTTTACCTTCAAAATCTCAGTCTAGTCCACGCGTGACACTTTGGCGACGATTACGTCGAATTGGAGCCATTTCCCTAAAAACAGGAGTCTATATTTTACCAGCACGAGACGAATGCATAGAAGCTTTTCAATGGTTAGCTAATGCAGTGCAACAAGCAAAGGGAGAAACACTTATTATTCATGTTCAACAGTTTGAAGGATTAACAGATCCCGAAATTATTCAACTTTTTCGTGAAGTTCGTCAACAAGACTATGCTGAAATTTTGCAACAAGCTGAAGCCATCAGAGACGACTACGACAACGCCAGAGAAACCCTTGCTAAATTGCGAAAACGATATAACGAGATTGTAAGCATTGATTTTTTTAATTGTCTGGAATCAACCACTGTAGCAGCTACCTTAAAGCAGATTGAGCAAACTCTTTTAAGCAATAATTCGCAGCAATTAATTACAGTAGTCCTCGCTCAATATCAAAACAAACAATGGGTAACTCGTCCCCGTCCTTTTATCGATCGCTTGGCTTGTGCTTGGTTAATTCGACGTTTTATCAATCCATCTGCTGTGATTCGCTACTCATTGGAACCCCAACCCGAGGAGATAACCTTTGACATGAAAGATGCTGAATTTGGTCATCAAGGCAACTTGTGTAGCTTCGAAACAATGATACATAAATTTGAGTTAACTCTGCCAGGATTACAAGCGATCGCCGAAATTGTTCATGTCCTCGATTTGCAGGATCGACCACATATCTATCCAGAGACCGAAGGTATAGCCACTATTATTCGAGGTTGGTTACTCCTAGGACTTTCCGACTCTGAACTCGAAGCACGTGCTCTAACTGTGTTTGACGGTCTCTATGCGATGCTCTCACGCCCAATTTAAGTAACAACTATTGCTTTAAATACAAACATCTGTTACACTATGTCTAGAAAAAGACGGTTCTAATTATGAAGCAACCTTCTAGCGTAATGACGAGTTTATATGGGATTGGCTTTTTAGCAAGAGCTTCCTACTCCCTAGCTCGTACCCCGGTTTTAGCACTGTTTGCTGCTTTCCTAGGCGCCAGTCCGGAGATGATCGGTATAGTAGTAGCAATTTCTACTGTTACAGGTATTTTCTTTAAAATGCCAGCAGGGGTGGTAGCAGACGTGGTTGGCAAAAACCGAATGCTCTTAATTAGCCTAGTCATCTTTGCGATCGTGCCCTTCGCCTATTTATGGGTTCATTCTTACTCAGCTTTGCTAGTGGTGAGATTCTTCCACGGCTTTGCTACCGCAATTTTTGGTCCTGTAGCTATGGCTGTGGTAGTTAGCGTTGCTGGCCCTCGACGTGGAGAGATGCTGTCTTGGTTTTCCTCTGTTACAATTACAGGAAACTTAATTGGAGCTCCGTTGGGCGGATTACTACTAACTAAATTATCTAACAACGGAAATCCTCAATTAAATCACTTTCACATTATCTATGCCGTAGTAGCAGTATTGGGAATGACTTCCTTAGCGATGGGATTGTGGGTTTTAAGAGGACATTCAGAACAATCAATTCCACAAGAACAACGCACTCTAAAGGCAGTATGGAAAAAGTTTGGCACGGGGATCAGAGAAATTTTAATGGATCGCCGAGTACTACTGACTAGCAATATGGAAGGTGTACAAAACCTCTCTGTTGGTGCTCTAGAAGCTTTTTTACCCATTTATGCTGTACAAATTTGTGGGTTTTCACCCTTCCAAGCTGGTTTACTGTGGGGTATTCAAATTGCGACGACTGTGATCTCTAAACCTCTGATGGGTCGATGGTCGGATCGGCAAGGACGCACACCTCTGATCTTTGGAGGAATGTTTGCTTGCGCCATCCCCTTTGCTCTTATTCCCTGGTTCCAAAGCTACTCTGTACTTCTGCTTTTAGCGGCTATTTTTGGTCTGGGCGAAGCGATCGTCACTTCCTCAGCAGCAGCTTTAGTAGCCGATTTTTGTCGTGAAGGCAATCTAGGTTCAGCGATGGGAACTTTTGGAACAATCTTTGATATTGGACACGCATCAGGACCACTGTTGGCAGGATTTTTAATTGGCTATCTAGGAGGGGAAAACTTTCGTCTCTCCTTTGCTATTATTGCCGCCATTTTAATTGTTTCAGCCCTAATTTTTAGAATTGGAGTTCAAGAATCTAGTCTCAGACCAGATTAATTACTAAACAGTCACAAGGAGAAATACCAGATGTCTACTCAAATAACGAATGAAATAGAACTTATTCCTATCCAAGCCGATACCAGTCTTTTAGAAAATCCCCCCAAACTTACCCATGGGGACATTCGCACCCTTGAAGAGGTAGTTCAATTCAATTCTCGCTTCTTTGTGCGCCGACGCATTTTTAAAACTGATTCGATGCATTTTAATATCTACTGTATAGAGCCAGGACAATCAAATCCTCTACATAAACACTCTGAAAGCGATGAAATTTGTTACTTTGTTCAGGGTAGTGGGGATGTTATTGTTGGGGATGAAATTGCTGCAGTAGAAGCTGGAGCTATTGTCCACATTCCCAAAAACGTAGGACACGAAATTATTAACACCGGTAAGGAAAGAATGATTGTTGTTCTCGCCCAATCTCCTTTACCTTGTGCCCATGAAAAAGTGTCTGAACCACCGACACAGTTGCGAAGGGTTGAGTTTTGACCATCGTCATTTAATTCATCAAACACGCTTCTATTTTGGGTCTGCTGAAAAAGTAAGTCTTGGTGAGGAGATAGGCAAGAGGCAAAAGGCAAAAGGAAGCAAATATCTATGCTACTTAAGTAATCAAAAGACCGAAATA
Proteins encoded:
- a CDS encoding Swt1 family HEPN domain-containing protein, giving the protein MSISNRERVGRALECLQSGLYPFVAREMKATYGQQWVNVAINCLPENYTQRKSGEEVIKNDVSALLIVMWENWNDVFKKILGKSDRSLVSELREIRNAWAHNDPFSFDDAYRCFDSVSRLLTSVAGDTEVVDKQKQEILRIRFEEQAKRESRRSAVAPTQGQPQLGLKPWREIVTPHPDVASGRYQQAEFAADLWQVYLDEGSDEYRLPNEFFRRTYLTEGLKQLLTNALLRLNGQGGDPVIELQTNFGGGKTHALLALYHFCFGLQGKDLPGLEPIFQATGINEPPQNVNTVVIVGQKIPPGEVTVKADGTRVHTLWGEIAWQLGGKEGYEMLRAADETATNPGDKLKLLFNRYAPCLILIDEWVTYARQLHEQPDLVGGSFDTHFTFAQTLSESAKNADRTFLVVSIPSSDIEVGGDKGKEALNRLKNSIGRVESPWRPASAEESFEIVRRRLFQNLSEPELFIARDAVIKAFAETYRSHPQEFPTECSESKYERRLTEAYPIHPELFDRLYSDWSSLDKFQRTRGVLRLMSKVIHCLWERQDQNLIILPSHIPMDDPQVQSEMTRYLDDHWRPIIEKDVDGPNSLALEQDRLNPTFGRYSASRRVTRTIYLGSAPIIGAANRGLEELRIKLGCVQPGESSSIFVDALRRLSDRATYLYVDGNRYWISTQPNVTRTALDRARQYEEEGYQIEAEIIRRLKLDKARGDFNAVYIAPESSADIPDDPYIGVRLVVLNALCPYHKGASESPALSAATEMISQRGTGPRYYKNTLIFLTCDQTHLENLQKNVAQYLAWDSIVADKDVLNLDFAQTKQATSKQEDCHKVVDIILQNAYRWILIPSQPDPQGPIIWSDSLLSNVNESPILKTSRKLLNDELIVKSYAGTRLREEVLDPYLWRDLNHIDLQRLWEYVAQYLYLPRLKNPAVLLETVKNSINSTLILDNFAYAQAWDEEKECYLGLKVSQLVNPVIDSQNLIVKSEVAMTQLEAEEKIVREIKQDTINTPPASTTPKVVKNPPRRFYGSVEVDPLRLNRDAPAIANEILQHLNSLSGAKVKVTIEIEAEVTEGVPDDVVRTVTENCNTLKFKSQGFEDE
- a CDS encoding DUF4388 domain-containing protein translates to MNQSQLEQSTQLIKEFVASKQTQLFHDLKKSQFTGELWFQSSQQAWVFYFYLGRVLYATGGVHPLRRLRRHVYLFFSEHIPHLMEQISSAIAKPINVCWEYDLLCSWLDEDLTNREKLIKMIKTQIAEILFDLTQVKQITYHLKPKKLNPTKSVLIDPNQVVVEAWKKWQDWQGAQIADRSPNSAPIVTQQEQLRLCTSAKTYQALNQLLKDKLTLRELAIQTEQDILQLTRLLIPCIQQGLIELRDIPDLVIPNPKKVVKSDNPLIVSIFNHDLFRQYLDPLLKESGYYYLNLDDGLDSRNHLISLKPDLMLVEWQIIKNSGPQGIIDWQLLQGLMKISVIVFVQKLGFLEEIQAKTTGCGQVVSLSINKDSFLNLMKQHLR
- a CDS encoding DUF1350 family protein encodes the protein MDWQEISGSWVWLPQQPIGIIHFLGGAFVASAPQLTYRWLLTEIGKAGYAIVATPFVNTFDHLTIARSVLNRFETIVAQLQSKKLLPQGYLPIYGVGHSMGCKLHLLIGSLFSIDRAGNILISYNNFPARRAIPLVEQLDVNQTLNFEFTPSPQETNELVLNNYLVRRNLLIRFNNDDIDQSLNLNPLLQQRFAQLICLLILPGNHLTPLGQEITWQTGEFFTPLDAFGQWFKQGLSQDSYRLKQEILRWLNPVISSR
- a CDS encoding peptide chain release factor 3, which codes for MSPETELEQAVEQRRNFAIISHPDAGKTTLTEKLLLYGGAIHEAGAVKARREQRKVTSDWMEMEQQRGISITSTVLQFDYRGFQINLLDTPGHQDFSEDTYRTLAAADNAVMLIDAAKGLEPQTRKLFEVCQMRSLPIFTFVNKLDRPGREPLELLDEIEQELGLATYAMNWPIGMGDRFKGVFDRNLGEINLFERRGHGSQQAAETIIQLGDPQIEHLLEAELYYQLKEELEILTEIAPAWDLERVHQGKMTPVFFGSAMTNFGVQLFLDSFLEHALKPSSRKSSLGVVNPDYPNFTGFVFKLQANMDPKHRDRVAFIRVCTGKFEKDMTVSHARTGKSVRLSRPQKLFAQGRDSLEEAFPGDIIGLNNPGVFAIGDTIYQGQKLEYEGIPCFSPELFAYLKNPNPSKFKSFQKGVKELQEEGAIQIMYSADDFKKDPILAAVGQLQFEVVQFRLLNEYGVETTLEPLLYNLARWVGNGWQGLEKTGKIFNTMTVKDNWGRPVILFKNQWNLQQAMGDHPNLKLSSIAPVGSGIQPD
- a CDS encoding glycerol dehydrogenase gives rise to the protein MINTTIFPGRYVQGRDARKRLSQELSRYGESGIVVCDPFVYDKLLPDFEPYLKDGIHVFIEKFGGECSDEEIDRLLDFIKQEKFNFVVGLGGGKTIDTAKALGYQAKLPVVIVPTIAASDAPCSAVSVIYTPEGGFKRYLLLPENPALVLMDTQIIAQAPLRFLIAGMGDALATWFEAESCMKKYAPNMSGDVGSISAYSLAKFCYETLLEYGLAARTACATGVVTPALEHIVEANTLLSGIGFESAGLAAAHAIHNGLTVLEPTHRYYHGEKVAYGTLTSLFLTDKSTKTIDEVYNFCETVGLPTTLADIGLTDVTDAELMKVAEASCKEGETIHNEPIPVNPEMVFSALKVADAEGKRRR
- a CDS encoding chromate resistance protein ChrB domain-containing protein, which codes for MSWLVFSYSLPSKSQSSPRVTLWRRLRRIGAISLKTGVYILPARDECIEAFQWLANAVQQAKGETLIIHVQQFEGLTDPEIIQLFREVRQQDYAEILQQAEAIRDDYDNARETLAKLRKRYNEIVSIDFFNCLESTTVAATLKQIEQTLLSNNSQQLITVVLAQYQNKQWVTRPRPFIDRLACAWLIRRFINPSAVIRYSLEPQPEEITFDMKDAEFGHQGNLCSFETMIHKFELTLPGLQAIAEIVHVLDLQDRPHIYPETEGIATIIRGWLLLGLSDSELEARALTVFDGLYAMLSRPI
- a CDS encoding MFS transporter; translated protein: MKQPSSVMTSLYGIGFLARASYSLARTPVLALFAAFLGASPEMIGIVVAISTVTGIFFKMPAGVVADVVGKNRMLLISLVIFAIVPFAYLWVHSYSALLVVRFFHGFATAIFGPVAMAVVVSVAGPRRGEMLSWFSSVTITGNLIGAPLGGLLLTKLSNNGNPQLNHFHIIYAVVAVLGMTSLAMGLWVLRGHSEQSIPQEQRTLKAVWKKFGTGIREILMDRRVLLTSNMEGVQNLSVGALEAFLPIYAVQICGFSPFQAGLLWGIQIATTVISKPLMGRWSDRQGRTPLIFGGMFACAIPFALIPWFQSYSVLLLLAAIFGLGEAIVTSSAAALVADFCREGNLGSAMGTFGTIFDIGHASGPLLAGFLIGYLGGENFRLSFAIIAAILIVSALIFRIGVQESSLRPD
- a CDS encoding cupin domain-containing protein; translation: MSTQITNEIELIPIQADTSLLENPPKLTHGDIRTLEEVVQFNSRFFVRRRIFKTDSMHFNIYCIEPGQSNPLHKHSESDEICYFVQGSGDVIVGDEIAAVEAGAIVHIPKNVGHEIINTGKERMIVVLAQSPLPCAHEKVSEPPTQLRRVEF